AAAGATCAAGCTGTTAAATCGCTAAGCGGTGGAAACCAGCAAAAGGTGGTTATTGCCAAATGGTTGGCAACCAAGCCGGATATCCTCATTCTCGATGAACCAACCAGAGGGGTGGATATTGGCGCCAAAAAAGAAATTTATCAAATCATTAGTGATTTGTCCGCTTCCGGTGTGGCGATTATTATGGTCTCGTCCGAACTGCCTGAAATCATTGGTATGAGCGATCGTGTACTGGTGATGTGCGAAGGAAAGCAGACGGGTATGCTCGATCATGATGAATTGACTGAAGAAAAAATCATGCATTACGCAACAGGAGGAGATAAACATGTTCAGAAATAAAAGTCTGGGTGGGCTTCTCGTCGCTTTGGGGCCGCTGATCGGCCTGTTACTGATTGTCGTTATCATCACATTACTTAATCCTGGTTTTCTCTCGCCGAACAATCTGCTGAATGTGCTGCGTCAGGTTTCCATCAACGCATTAATCGCGTTTGGCATGACCTTTGTTATTTTGACGGGAGGGATCGATCTTTCCGTCGGTTCAACTCTCGCTTTATCGGGTGCCGTTACTGCGACTTTAATGGCTTCAGGTGTTGATCCGGTGATCGCTGTGTTAATCGGATTGATTGTTGGAGCTCTTCTCGGAGCTTTTAATGGTGTTGTTATTGCAAAAGGGAAGGTTGCACCCTTTATTGCAACACTGGCTACGATGACTATTTTTCGGGGACTCACGCTCATGTTTACTGATGGGCGGCCTGTTTCAGGTTTAGGTGACTCGGTTTTCTTTGACATGATGGGCAAGGGTTATCTGTTTGGCATTCCGGTACCGGCACTAACGATGTTAGGGTCATTCCTGGTTCTGTACGTGATCTTGAAAAAGACCACTTTCGGACGACGCGTCTATGCAGTGGGAGGAAATGAAGAAGCTGCAGTGCTTTCCGGAATCAATGCGGATCGGGTGAAGATTTACGTTTATTCGCTGACAGGCTTTCTATCAGCACTGGCTGGAGCGATTTTAACATCTCGTCTTTCATCGGCCCAGCCGACTGCAGGACAGATGTATGAACTGGATGCGATAGCAGCAGTTGTTTTGGGTGGAACAAGCCTCACTGGAGGCCGTGGATGGATCGTCGGCACATTAATTGGTGCCTTGATCATAGGTGTGCTGAATAATGGCTTGAATCTTATTGGAGTCAGTTCATTCTTTCAGCAAGTTGTCAAAGGCAGTGTGATTCTACTTGCAGTATTGTTGGATCGCAAAAAAAATGCGTAAAGGGGATGGAAACATGAAGAAGACAATGTTGGTAGTTGTGATGATGGTATTCGGTTTCATTGTAATGGCGTGTTCGACGGAGAGTCCTGCGAGCAACGACGGTAACAATGATGCGGATGGAGGAAATGAAGGAAGTGGGGAGATTACTGTAGGGTTTTCGATTTCCACATTGAACAATCCGTTCTTTGTTACTCTTCAAGAAGGTGCGGAAGCACAAGCAGATGAGCTGGGGATTGAATTGATTATGGTGGATGCTCAAGATGATGATGCGAAGCAAATCAATGACGTGGAAGATTTAATTACCCAGGGTGTAGATGTCGTTCTGATTAACCCGACTGACTCCACTTCGGTAGCAGCAGCAGTTGAAGCAGCAAACAGTGCTGGCATTCCTGTGGTTACCGTCGATCGTGGTGCCGATGGCGGTGAAGTGGCCGCGCACATTGCTTCAGACAACGTTGCAGGCGGCGAAATGGCAGGGGAACTGTTGGTAGAACTGGTCGGTGAAGGAGCTGAAGTTGCTGAACTTGAAGGGATTTCAGGGTCTTCTGCAGCTCGTGAACGAGGCGAAGGATTCAACAACATCGCTTCGGATGCCTTAACGATTGTTTCTGCACAGACTGCAAATTTCAACCGAGCTGAAGGGTTGACGGTTATGGAAAATATTTTGCAGGGTAATCCTGATCTGGCAGGCGTGTTTGCGCATAATGATGAGATGGCGCTTGGTGCACTAGAGGCAGCAGAAGCAGCGGGGCGGGATGATTTGATCATTATCGGATTCGATGCAACAGATGATGCTGTTGAAGCTGTGGAAAGCGGTCGATTGCAAGGAACAGTAGCTCAACAACCGACAGTGATTGGAGAATTTGCGATTGATACAGCGTTGGCCATTGCCAACGAAGAGAGTGTGGATGACTTTATCCCGGTTGACTTGGAACTGGTGCGTTAATTGAAGTACTGGATTGTGATCTGAATGTAAGAGAGGCACGAAGCTGAAATCAGTTTCGTGTCTTTTTGCGCTTGACATCGTCATGATTTCCAGTGTTCGGGGGTCCGTTTTTCGAAGTGAAACCTCAAAATCGGGTATAACTTACCGGTACGTACCAGAAAGTCATTTCTTGTCGAAAAAAAATCATTCTATTCTGAAAAAAAAGCATTCATACTTTAAACGGTCTTGGTGTATAATGTGGCTGACTGAATTTTGAGAACGAACCGCTTGGTGGGAGGTTGGTTATGCTTTGGTTTCGCAAAGAGCAAAAGGAAAAGAAAAAAGAGAAAGTGTATGCCCAAATCCGGGCAGCACAGGAGTACCGCAGGGAATCGGAGTTCGAACTGGCTGAGAGAAGTTTGAATAAAGCGCTGAAGATCGGTGAGGAACAGTCGGTGGTTTACCGCGCCTTCGGCTGGTTGTTTTTGCGATCGGGCCATCCGAAACGGGCGGAAAAGAGTTTGAGATACAGCCTGAAACTTGACGGGATTTCACCGGAGGCCGATGAGAATATCGGGCCGGTCTTGATCGAGTTGACGTTGAAAAACGGGCGACCTGAAGAAGCGTGGGACATGGGTATGGCCTATTTGAAAAATAATATGAATGTGAAAGTACTGTATTTACTGACGGGACTGGCCTTGAAATCCGGAGAGGCGAATGAAGAGCTCAACGAGTATTGGCGGGCATTTCTGGTGGTGAGTGAAGAACGAGCCTATTTGAAAAAAGTGTTCTGGATTTATTGCCGGACCTTTCAGCTGAATGAATTGTATTCAGACGGGCTGGGTGTAAAAGAACAGCTGATGAAAATCAGCGACCATGAACAAATCGAAATGCTGCATCACCGCAAGGCGCTGATTCGCAAGGTATGGATTGACGGAGAACCGATGTTTGAAAAACCGCTGAAAAAAGGATCTGAGGCACTGCTTCGGGGAGGGCTGTTTTACCGGTACATGGCAAGCGGTCTGTCCGATGTGGTCCCTGAAGAGAAGCGGGAAATCATCACGAAGGTGTATCATGTCTTTTATTCTGAATTTATCGAGCATAAGCCGGTCGTGAAAAATCAGGTATTTCACCGCGAGGCGGTAGCCATTCTCCGGCGCATCAACGAGCTCGAAATCCGTCCGGAGTATGAACGCCGGCTCGGGTCGATGGTTCATCACGGCTATGTGAAGTCAAAGAGAGATCAGCTGCCAACAAGCGTGGAGATTTTGAAAAATCATACGTTCGTCAGACATGATGCCGAGCTCAGCGGCGGGTTGACGAAGATGCAAGAGCAGATGGAGCGGCTCCTGAAAGATTTTGACGAAGCCGAACTGGTTCTTTCGCATGGGGATTTTCATGTGGCCAATATTTTGCGCGACACGGTCAATGACCGTCTGGTCGTAGTGGATTGGGATGTGAGTGGCCTGTTGCCACTGGGCTTTGATCTCGGCAGTTATCTCGGTCATCTGAGGAGCCCGGTGGCTATCGAACAGCTGGCGAAACTGTATTTGGAGGAATCCGCTTTTCGGGCGAAGTATGATTGGGAAGAATGGCGCTACATGGTGGCGCTCATGATGGCGGTCCGCCATATCCCGTCGGTGACGGATAAGAAAACCGGCGAAGCGTTGGAGAGCAGTATCCGTGATCATTACCGGCAACTGTATAACATCGTGAGTTTCCTGACGGACGCCATGCGTTGACCCCTGGATCCCGGGCCCCTGGGAAAGGGGTCTTTTCGTACTTCAGGAAGGTTTCTTTATTTTACTGGATGATGCTGCATTCCCCCTTCAGTCCACTCAACAGGTACTTACAGTAGGAAGGGGGTTGAGAGATATGACAGTCAGGACAAAATACATGACGCGAAATGATTGTTACAAGGCCGGGCGGAAGATTGTACCGAAGGGGATTATGATCCACTCGACAGCCACGCCCGGCGTGAAAGCGGCAGCGTGGTTTTCCCGCTGGAACAAATCGTACCGGGCGGGTGAGATGAGCCGGCAGGTGTGTGTGCATGCGTTTGTGGATGACAAAGAATCGTGGCAGTATCTGCCCTGGAATCACCGGGGGTGGCACGCAGGCGGTGCGGCGAACAATACGCATATCGGCATCGAACTGTGTGAGCCGGGCGGGTTCAGGTACCGGAACGGCTTTCAGCTGGTGGGCTATGATGCATCGGCGCAGGAACGGTATTTTCGGGCCGTCTGGCGTCGGGCCGTGGACTTGTGTGTGCTGCTCTGTGAGGACTACGGGTTTACCGCAAGTGCCATTCTCGATCATACCGAAGGGCACAGGCAGGGGGTTGCCAGTAATTCTGCGGATGTGGGGCACTGGTTTTCCCGGCACGGGGAGTCGGTCGTGACCTTCCGGCGTGCGGTCAGCCTGGCTTTGGCGGAAAAAGGAGCTGCTCCGGTGCCGCAAAAACCCCAGTCCAAAAAGTTGTTCAAAGTGCAGGCAGGTGCCTTTTCGACTGAGCCACTTGCAAAGCGTCAGGTGAACCGTCTGAAACAAGCCGGTTTCGAGGCGTTTGTTATTAAGGATGCTTGATCGGCAGAGGCAGGACCCGGCAGCCAGTTGCATGAGGCTGATCCGGGTCCTGGTTCATGTATTCGCTGATGGGTCGTACTGCAAGAGCTTGTCCTGTTTGAACATCCGCTCGAACCAGATCCCGAGAAAATAGAAGAACACGAGGCCGGATGCGACGTGAATCACAGTGAAGGTAAGGCCGAGCGAGGCGACTTCATAGATCAGGATCGGCAGCTTGGCAACGGTCCAGACGCCGAGGAAAAAGACGACGTTTCGAACGAGAACCCCTTTTTTCAAGAGCATCGCGGCGACCGGGAAAGCAACGTATAACGGGCCTGCAGAAATAGAACCGAGTAAAAAAGCGATGCCTGTGCCGGTCATGCCGGAGCCAGGCCCCATGTATTTCATGAGGGTCTCTTTTTTGATCCAGATGTCCAAAAGTCCGACAAAAATCAGGATCGGCGGCAACAGGGAGATCATGTCCAACAGGCTGTTGCCGGTAATCGACAGTGCATCAAGCCCTGCCGTCCGGTTGACGGTAAAC
This Salisediminibacterium beveridgei DNA region includes the following protein-coding sequences:
- a CDS encoding phosphotransferase, with the protein product MLWFRKEQKEKKKEKVYAQIRAAQEYRRESEFELAERSLNKALKIGEEQSVVYRAFGWLFLRSGHPKRAEKSLRYSLKLDGISPEADENIGPVLIELTLKNGRPEEAWDMGMAYLKNNMNVKVLYLLTGLALKSGEANEELNEYWRAFLVVSEERAYLKKVFWIYCRTFQLNELYSDGLGVKEQLMKISDHEQIEMLHHRKALIRKVWIDGEPMFEKPLKKGSEALLRGGLFYRYMASGLSDVVPEEKREIITKVYHVFYSEFIEHKPVVKNQVFHREAVAILRRINELEIRPEYERRLGSMVHHGYVKSKRDQLPTSVEILKNHTFVRHDAELSGGLTKMQEQMERLLKDFDEAELVLSHGDFHVANILRDTVNDRLVVVDWDVSGLLPLGFDLGSYLGHLRSPVAIEQLAKLYLEESAFRAKYDWEEWRYMVALMMAVRHIPSVTDKKTGEALESSIRDHYRQLYNIVSFLTDAMR
- a CDS encoding permease, yielding MTFVKRYQWFLIILAAWAILFTVNRTAGLDALSITGNSLLDMISLLPPILIFVGLLDIWIKKETLMKYMGPGSGMTGTGIAFLLGSISAGPLYVAFPVAAMLLKKGVLVRNVVFFLGVWTVAKLPILIYEVASLGLTFTVIHVASGLVFFYFLGIWFERMFKQDKLLQYDPSANT
- a CDS encoding N-acetylmuramoyl-L-alanine amidase, whose translation is MTVRTKYMTRNDCYKAGRKIVPKGIMIHSTATPGVKAAAWFSRWNKSYRAGEMSRQVCVHAFVDDKESWQYLPWNHRGWHAGGAANNTHIGIELCEPGGFRYRNGFQLVGYDASAQERYFRAVWRRAVDLCVLLCEDYGFTASAILDHTEGHRQGVASNSADVGHWFSRHGESVVTFRRAVSLALAEKGAAPVPQKPQSKKLFKVQAGAFSTEPLAKRQVNRLKQAGFEAFVIKDA
- a CDS encoding ABC transporter permease subunit; this translates as MKKKSCITQQEEINMFRNKSLGGLLVALGPLIGLLLIVVIITLLNPGFLSPNNLLNVLRQVSINALIAFGMTFVILTGGIDLSVGSTLALSGAVTATLMASGVDPVIAVLIGLIVGALLGAFNGVVIAKGKVAPFIATLATMTIFRGLTLMFTDGRPVSGLGDSVFFDMMGKGYLFGIPVPALTMLGSFLVLYVILKKTTFGRRVYAVGGNEEAAVLSGINADRVKIYVYSLTGFLSALAGAILTSRLSSAQPTAGQMYELDAIAAVVLGGTSLTGGRGWIVGTLIGALIIGVLNNGLNLIGVSSFFQQVVKGSVILLAVLLDRKKNA
- the rbsB gene encoding ribose ABC transporter substrate-binding protein RbsB, giving the protein MKKTMLVVVMMVFGFIVMACSTESPASNDGNNDADGGNEGSGEITVGFSISTLNNPFFVTLQEGAEAQADELGIELIMVDAQDDDAKQINDVEDLITQGVDVVLINPTDSTSVAAAVEAANSAGIPVVTVDRGADGGEVAAHIASDNVAGGEMAGELLVELVGEGAEVAELEGISGSSAARERGEGFNNIASDALTIVSAQTANFNRAEGLTVMENILQGNPDLAGVFAHNDEMALGALEAAEAAGRDDLIIIGFDATDDAVEAVESGRLQGTVAQQPTVIGEFAIDTALAIANEESVDDFIPVDLELVR